The Papaver somniferum cultivar HN1 chromosome 6, ASM357369v1, whole genome shotgun sequence genome segment GTTGAagtgaggagtatttatagagttGAAAATTTTAGCCGTTGGGTGATCAGAGTTTGTAGCCATTGAGATATAGCGTTTGGCGTTTGATATAAACTCGCTGACGGATTTTCTTTAGCCGCTTGCGGGTAAAGTAAAACCACGAGGTTCTTCTGTACCCGTCGGCGGCTCAACATCATCCACGCGCTTTTACATCAAACACGCGTCTCTTCATCGTCCACACTTAACAAACCGATGAATTTGTTGTTTGTTCATTCGTTTTTCATATTTGTTAAATCCATAATGCGGATAAAATGAACAATCCAAGATTCATTGAGTCATTAGGAAATCCCCTTACTTTTATAAAACTCATACCAACGCCATACTAAACCGACCTTAATACGGAGAAGTCCGAATGAGTGAAATTGTCAGTCATTCGACACTGATAACACAGCGCAAATTTTTACCAACAAAAACAATGTcatgaaacaaacaaaataaccaTTCAAAGTACAGATATTGACATCATCATCTAGAAGAAgctagaattaaagaaaaaaatagaaaaaggaaGTTGCATTATCTtggataaataaaaaaataataaaacagaaaATTTTAGTCATacggaaaaagaaagaaaaagaaaagttataCTAGTATTCCAACAGTTCTAATTATCCAGaacataaatataaaaataaattaaaatcctCCTCACACGTATAATAGAAAGTTTTTCAGGCTAGAGTCGGTCTTTTTTTCAACAAGATTAGATTTTATTCTTCATTTTTGCAGTGTTTTACTTAATTACTGCATCTCCTCATCTGCAAAAGGGTCTCTGAATTTAATATCAGCTAAGGTCATCGACAGATCTAGATTTTCTGCCACAATTTCCGCTGGAATCCTTATTTTTTGACTTTCGGCAAaggcaagaaaaatatatataaacaagTTCGTAGTTCACTTTCTTGTTTTCCTTCTACTTTTAGTTTAGTCTTTTGATCAAAGTTGTTTTCAAATTCCTTAGTTTAAGTTTTATAGATATCTGTGAGCCGACCCAGATTACTGTGCAGCAATTTTGTTTTTTAACCTCCTCTGGATTCTCAGCTTGTTTGTTTTAGAAGAATGATATAGTTATCTTGTTCTGTTAATTGTCTTTGTTAATTCCTTTAAAAGGGTTTGTTTGTTTCATAAGTTGGGATCTGGGTTTTTCTTTGCTTTGTAGTTTCCTTGTGTTTAAGAGAATCCTGTTTTAGTCTCAGTTAAAAGTTCTCAATTTTTCAATTAGGGTTTTAGTTTGGGTAATTTGTGATCATGGATGCTCGTCAAACTGTTGTTTCACCATTCAAGAACTCGTCGGCTAATCAATTGAGGGAACTTGGGGTTAGTAGCAGGAATGAAGTCATGGCTAAAGATTCAGATGGATGCATAGGTGTTCTTGAGGTTTATATACATGAAGCTAAGGAAATTCACAATATCTGCATATATCAGAAACAAGATGTTTATGCAAAGATATGTTTAACTAGTAATCCTGAGGTTACTGTTTCTACTCGGATTATTAATGGTGGGGGGAGGAATCCAGTGTTTGATGAGTGTCTTAAACTTGATGTTGGAACTATTGAGTCGTCGCTCAAGTGTGAAATTTGGATGCTCAGTAGGGTAAAGAATTATCTTGAAGACCAATTGTTGGGGTTTGCATTGGTACCATTGTCTGAAATTCTAGTTGGGAATGGAATGCTAGCTCAAGAATTTTCACTCTCGTCAAGCGATATGTTCCATTCCCCAGCTGGGATGGTCCAGTTATCATTGTCATACAGTGGAGCTTCACCAGATGTTTTGGCAATTCCTGATCCGAGCCAGTCTCTTTCTGCTAACAAAGCTTTACAGGGTTCAGAAGTAGGCGATTCAATTCCATGTGACTATGTTAAGATCGAGTTCCCTGATCCTCAAATTGTGAATGAAAATGATCAGATGGTATCAGATTATTTTGATATGCAATGCAACACTGTGGAATCTCAAAGCTCTGAGAGCTTGGGCAATTCAGAAATCGAGAATCATGCTAATACAGATGTATCTGCTCATGTCGTGGAGAAACCGTTGGCCTTCAATAATCTTGCAAGAAttgaagctccaaatactgaTACACCCCAGAGCAGTGTTTCGACAAACGGCGGGTCTCCTTCGGCTTCAGTTACAGCCAGTTCTCAATCCAACTGTGACACTCCAGGAGCTTCAAAGTCTTCCACTTCAGAACTGGTGTCaccttttaaaaagaaaaatactacTGATGCCTCAGAAACCGAGGCTGAGGCTGAATCTGAATCGTCAAATGGTGCTGAGAGCAAAAGTAAAGCATTTGCGCAGTCTGTTTTCAAGGTAAACATCGAACCAGAGCAACAAGTCGTGCAACAGGACATAGTTGATATGTACATGAAAAGCATGCAACAATTTACTGACTCATTAGCAAAGATGAAACTTCCTCTGGAGGGTGAAAATGGAAATGGAGCTACTTCAGGAAATGACAGTTCAAATTCTGATCAGAAAATACCTGCGGCGAAGGGACCAGGATCCAGAGTGTTTTATGGGAGTAGGGCTTTCTTCTGAGCCTTTGTTTGACTGGTTAGAGGATTCACAGGTGACTTGTAGCCATTAGAATCAATTCCTGGTAGTAATGGTATGCAGTAAGTAGTAGTAACGGTAAGCTTTTTATGAGTAGTATTGTAGTAGAATGTTTGTTTATGTATGTTGTGGATTAGATGATGCAAAGAACATCGACTTGTATGTTATCTTGTCTTTGTTCTGTTAGAACTGAAGTTTAGTCCGGTGGTGATTGTTCTATGAACATTTTCCTCTAACCAGAGTGTTTTTACATGTATTCTAGGCTTTAGTATGTTATCGGATAAGTATTTACATGCTTTTGTATGTTACATCTGGACCATGTTGTTGCCATTATCTATTTTAAGCCAGTTAATTATGAACAGCTTTAAAGATTTTTGTTCTCATTTTATCTGAAGTTTTATTGTACAAAACTATAGAAGGTCTGATCCAAAAAAAACATCTGCAAAAGACCCTAGTTGCGACCTCGGATTCTCAAACTCTATTTGTTACTTTTGATAGATTCTCTAACTCTATTTATATTTTTGAAACAGCAGTGCACACTGAAATACTGAATAAAGATTGCTTTCTGCTCGCTCATTTTAAATTTGATTAAATTAAGAAAGctttaaaattgaaaggtgaaAGTTGCTGAGCGGCAGATGCACTGTCGTAGTGAAGGATTGGTCGTTGCCCAACACCGGAGTGTTCATGaatagaaacttttttttttgcaactttTTGGCCGTTCAAGATTTTGGATACTCTTTGATGTTTCGGAATCATTTTGAAAGATTATAAACAGAAATTTTGGGCTGTCAGTTTTAGATCTCCTCCCTTGCAGGAGTGTCGACCTTTTCAGAGTCTTCGACAGAGGGTGGTATAACCGTAAAAAGTATGTAAATCTGGTCTTTCCCTAGAGGGTGGTAAAACCGTAAAAGTATGTAAATCTGGTCGTTCCCTCTTGTAAGCTCATAGTTTGGTGGGCTTGGGTTACTCTAATTGTTGAGACTATTAGTCCCACATATGTATCCCGCGGTTTATAATCttttgggcctctccactcaatgccaattgattttgagttggatgtccaaTATTCTAAgatagtatcagagcaggctatttgcgttgagtcattgaccgcgcctttactccgcgtcacccgatttaattgtccacgtgttagacccaacgaggctacacgtgaggggcgtgttgagattattagtcctacattgtctgggcatctaagatcctgcggtttataatctcttagggcctctccactcattgccaatcggttttgagttggattcccatactttaatatggtatcagagcatgctatttgcgacgagtcatttgaccgcgcctttactccgcgtcacccgatttattgtccacgtgttagacccaatgaggctacacgtgagggggcgtgttgagactattagtcccacattgtctgggcaatctaagatcttgcggtttataatccttaagGACCTC includes the following:
- the LOC113288111 gene encoding uncharacterized protein LOC113288111, which codes for MDARQTVVSPFKNSSANQLRELGVSSRNEVMAKDSDGCIGVLEVYIHEAKEIHNICIYQKQDVYAKICLTSNPEVTVSTRIINGGGRNPVFDECLKLDVGTIESSLKCEIWMLSRVKNYLEDQLLGFALVPLSEILVGNGMLAQEFSLSSSDMFHSPAGMVQLSLSYSGASPDVLAIPDPSQSLSANKALQGSEVGDSIPCDYVKIEFPDPQIVNENDQMVSDYFDMQCNTVESQSSESLGNSEIENHANTDVSAHVVEKPLAFNNLARIEAPNTDTPQSSVSTNGGSPSASVTASSQSNCDTPGASKSSTSELVSPFKKKNTTDASETEAEAESESSNGAESKSKAFAQSVFKVNIEPEQQVVQQDIVDMYMKSMQQFTDSLAKMKLPLEGENGNGATSGNDSSNSDQKIPAAKGPGSRVFYGSRAFF